In Labilithrix sp., a single genomic region encodes these proteins:
- a CDS encoding Uma2 family endonuclease, whose amino-acid sequence MASAPHSDSQPSYALGAPISLADLLALPPDGRRYARDENGMLILSPPDHADFHRTPLAILMQGMIRQLDDRSLVVAGGSVAFDPIYTLNGTVVPLSHHGLPCIEPDIICLRRPFRTIRASEKNKVYAPEDVMLVVELLSPSTWREDLGDGTGDKTDRWRTYLDGRVGEYWIVNAQETTCGIPARSVLALTFDPSLGTWSDVRVEAARHAPGDYRGRQALVGGRITSTAVPGLTLDIDHLWQSVG is encoded by the coding sequence ATGGCGTCCGCCCCTCACTCGGACTCCCAGCCGAGCTACGCCCTCGGCGCGCCCATCTCGCTCGCGGATCTGCTGGCGCTACCGCCGGACGGACGCCGCTACGCGCGCGACGAGAACGGCATGCTCATCCTGTCGCCTCCTGACCACGCGGACTTCCATCGAACCCCGCTCGCGATCCTCATGCAGGGGATGATCCGGCAGCTCGACGATCGCTCCCTCGTCGTTGCAGGGGGCAGCGTCGCCTTCGATCCCATCTACACGCTGAACGGCACGGTGGTCCCGCTCTCCCATCACGGCCTGCCCTGCATCGAGCCGGACATCATTTGTCTGCGGCGTCCGTTCCGCACGATCCGCGCTTCGGAGAAGAACAAGGTCTACGCGCCGGAGGACGTCATGCTCGTCGTCGAGCTCCTGTCGCCGTCGACGTGGCGCGAGGACCTCGGGGACGGGACCGGCGACAAGACCGATCGCTGGCGGACGTACCTCGACGGGCGCGTCGGCGAGTACTGGATCGTCAACGCTCAAGAGACGACCTGCGGCATCCCCGCTCGCTCGGTGCTCGCGCTCACCTTCGATCCGTCACTGGGAACGTGGTCCGACGTCCGCGTCGAGGCAGCACGCCATGCCCCCGGCGACTATCGCGGACGACAAGCCCTCGTCGGCGGACGGATCACATCAACGGCCGTCCCAGGCCTGACGCTCGACATCGACCACCTCTGGCAGTCCGTCGGCTGA
- a CDS encoding SDR family NAD(P)-dependent oxidoreductase has translation MRSFDGKVAAITGAASGMGRSLAVALARRGCEVALSDVDEVGLAETVRLATAAGKPGLRVTKRRLDVADAEAMRAWAKDVASEHGRVNLVFNNAGVSYSATVEGADQAEFERIVDIDYWGVVHGTRAFLPYLRASGEGHVINTSSLFGLIAFPGQCAYNSAKFAVRGFTEALRIELEITGAPVSATCVHPGGIKTNIARASKMHPSMADLGVTDPELSRREFEKAFRVTADDAAEQILRGVQRNARRVLIGTDARLLDVFQRLLPGTYHGVLARITRRVLAKQRAAKT, from the coding sequence GTGAGATCCTTCGACGGAAAGGTCGCCGCGATCACGGGCGCGGCATCGGGCATGGGTCGCTCTCTCGCCGTCGCGCTCGCGCGGCGCGGCTGCGAGGTGGCGCTCTCGGACGTCGACGAGGTCGGCCTCGCGGAGACGGTGCGCCTCGCCACCGCGGCGGGCAAGCCGGGCCTCCGCGTGACGAAGCGGCGGCTCGACGTCGCCGACGCGGAGGCGATGCGCGCGTGGGCGAAGGACGTCGCGAGCGAGCACGGCCGCGTGAACCTCGTCTTCAACAACGCGGGCGTCTCCTACTCCGCGACGGTCGAGGGCGCGGACCAGGCCGAGTTCGAGCGCATCGTCGACATCGACTACTGGGGCGTCGTCCACGGCACGCGCGCGTTCCTCCCGTACCTCCGCGCCTCCGGCGAGGGCCACGTCATCAACACGTCGAGCCTCTTCGGCCTCATCGCGTTCCCGGGCCAGTGCGCCTACAACTCGGCGAAGTTCGCGGTCCGCGGCTTCACGGAGGCGCTCCGCATCGAGCTCGAGATCACGGGCGCCCCCGTCTCCGCGACGTGCGTGCACCCCGGCGGCATCAAGACGAACATCGCGCGCGCGTCGAAGATGCACCCCTCGATGGCCGACCTCGGCGTGACCGATCCGGAGCTCTCCCGCCGCGAGTTCGAGAAGGCCTTCCGCGTGACCGCCGACGACGCCGCCGAGCAGATCCTCCGCGGCGTCCAGAGGAACGCCCGCCGCGTCCTCATCGGCACCGACGCCCGCCTCCTCGACGTGTTCCAGCGCCTCCTCCCCGGCACTTACCACGGCGTCCTCGCCCGCATCACCCGCCGCGTCCTCGCAAAGCAACGCGCCGCGAAGACGTAG
- a CDS encoding arginyltransferase: protein MTRLLQHFTEPPRACTYLPDREAALEIRLELDVDAVELEARLARGWRRFGPTYFRPACASCNECLTLRIPAAEFTPTKSQRRARKNAAHLTRTVRRPIVDAERLALYARWHEQREEARGWDESSLDAERYKIDFAFPHPCVREVAFRDPTNGDRLVGLGIVDDTGVSLSAVYFYWDPEHAPSSLGTAHVVMLVEEARARGREHVYLGYRVEGCASLMYKGRFGPHELLEGRPAPDEAPVWRVTSPRP, encoded by the coding sequence GTGACGCGGCTCCTTCAGCATTTTACCGAGCCGCCGCGGGCGTGCACGTACCTGCCGGACCGCGAGGCGGCGCTCGAGATCCGGCTCGAGCTCGACGTCGACGCGGTCGAGCTCGAGGCGCGGCTCGCGCGCGGCTGGCGCCGCTTCGGGCCCACCTACTTCCGGCCGGCGTGCGCGTCCTGCAACGAGTGCCTCACGTTGCGCATCCCGGCGGCGGAGTTCACGCCGACGAAGAGCCAGCGCCGCGCGCGGAAGAACGCGGCCCACCTCACGCGCACGGTCCGGCGTCCGATCGTCGACGCGGAGCGCCTCGCGCTCTACGCGCGGTGGCACGAGCAGCGCGAAGAGGCGCGCGGCTGGGACGAGAGCTCGCTCGACGCCGAGCGCTACAAGATCGACTTCGCGTTCCCGCACCCGTGCGTGCGCGAGGTCGCCTTCCGCGATCCGACGAACGGCGATCGCCTCGTCGGGCTCGGCATCGTCGACGACACCGGCGTCTCGCTCTCGGCGGTGTACTTCTACTGGGACCCCGAGCACGCGCCGTCGTCGCTCGGCACCGCGCACGTCGTGATGCTCGTCGAGGAGGCGCGCGCGCGCGGACGCGAGCACGTCTACCTCGGCTACCGCGTCGAGGGCTGCGCGTCGCTCATGTACAAGGGCCGCTTCGGCCCACACGAGCTGCTCGAAGGCCGCCCCGCGCCGGACGAGGCGCCGGTGTGGCGCGTCACGTCACCGAGACCGTGA
- a CDS encoding GatB/YqeY domain-containing protein, with amino-acid sequence MLIDDIKAKVTVAMKTGDTVARDVLRLALGEIQTAEARKSASLTDEEAGAVVRKLIKSNEETLGLSEGERAATLKKEIEVLAALLPKQLSVDEIVAALAPVKDAIVAAKADGQATGVAMKHLKSTGANVNGNDVGAAVKKLRS; translated from the coding sequence ATGCTGATCGACGACATCAAAGCCAAGGTCACGGTCGCGATGAAGACGGGAGACACCGTCGCGCGCGACGTCCTCCGCCTCGCCCTCGGCGAGATCCAGACCGCGGAGGCGCGCAAGAGCGCTTCCCTCACCGACGAGGAAGCAGGGGCGGTGGTGCGGAAGCTGATCAAGTCGAACGAGGAGACGCTCGGCCTCTCCGAAGGCGAGCGCGCCGCGACGTTGAAGAAGGAGATCGAGGTCCTCGCCGCGCTCCTCCCGAAGCAGCTCTCGGTCGACGAGATCGTCGCCGCGCTCGCGCCGGTGAAGGACGCGATCGTCGCCGCGAAGGCCGACGGCCAGGCGACCGGCGTCGCGATGAAGCACCTGAAGAGCACCGGCGCGAACGTGAACGGCAACGACGTCGGGGCGGCGGTGAAGAAGCTCCGCAGCTGA
- a CDS encoding universal stress protein — translation MNRILVALDHTPRAKEVLAAAIDLARRTQAKLRLLRCVGLPPELPANVWALPPAQVTDQLLAIAKRELDADGAGVPPELFDSATVHVGVPWDTICSVAKEDDVDLIVIGSHGYDILDRIVGTTAAKVVNHADRSVLVVRPKGGGKKS, via the coding sequence ATGAATCGGATCCTCGTCGCGCTCGATCACACGCCTCGGGCCAAGGAGGTCCTCGCCGCCGCGATCGACCTCGCGCGGCGCACGCAGGCGAAGCTCCGGCTGCTTCGCTGCGTCGGCCTCCCGCCCGAGCTCCCCGCCAACGTCTGGGCGCTCCCGCCCGCGCAGGTGACGGACCAGCTCCTCGCGATCGCGAAGCGCGAGCTCGACGCCGACGGCGCCGGCGTCCCGCCCGAGCTGTTCGACAGCGCGACGGTGCACGTCGGCGTCCCGTGGGACACGATCTGCAGCGTCGCGAAGGAGGACGACGTGGACCTCATCGTGATCGGCTCGCACGGCTACGACATCCTCGACCGCATCGTCGGCACCACCGCGGCGAAGGTCGTGAACCACGCCGATCGCTCCGTGCTCGTGGTGCGTCCGAAGGGAGGAGGCAAGAAGTCCTGA